GCAATTGATGCGATCGAGCAAAAGCACGAAGAAATCTTTTATGAAAGACAAAAAGCCGAGCCGGGAATAATTAAAATTTCCACTGGCTTGCTCGACCAAGAAATGGTGAAGATCGAAATTTACGATAATGGAATTGGCATGACGAAGGAGGTAATAACACGTATTTTCGATCCGTTTTTCACGACTAAAGATGTGGGCAAAGGTACTGGCTTGGGATTGTCTGTTAGTTATCAAATTATCGTGGAAAAACATCGAGGAAAGCTTGAGTGCATTTCTAAATTAGGTGAAGGGACTACTTTCCAGATGATGATTCCGATTCGGTTTCGCTAAAGGACGATCGCATCTGCTACTCTACCAGTAGTGCATTTGGCAAAACAGAAACAAGAATTCAGTTTACTTAAATTAACCGGAGAGTCTGATGAAAATCACTGCTCTCAATCTGAGACTTACCGATAATTTTCTTAATCGACACGGAATCAGAGCAGGGAGTATTGGGAAAGATAGATATAGATAGCTCCCTTAGCTTCCAGCTTCTAGCCTATAGCCAAATTTATTTTGTCAATGTGCATCTTTTCTCTCAAACTGCCCAGGATCGGGAAAATGCCAATAAACTTTTGGCGGTACTCAGTCACGGTTGTAACACTGGCGGCGATCTACGGTATGACAGGAAAATTGGCATTATTGATGCCCAGTATGATACCGCAGGTAACGCTGCTTTATCCGCCAGCCGGAATTAGTCAAGCTGTACTTTTTCTTTTCGGACTGCGAATGTTTCCCGGTGTAATGCTGGGGGATTTCTTAATTTCTTTATCGATCGGTTTTCCGAGCAAAGTCGCAATAGCTATGGGTGCGATCGCCAGCTTGCAAGCGATCGTCGGTGTGATGCTGCTGCGGCGCTGGGGCGTCAAACCATATTTGGAGCATCCTCAAGATGTCCTGAAATTAGTTACTGTCTCGGCAATTTTGTCAACTACGATCGGCCCTACTCTAGGCGTATCTCTACTTTGTTACAGTCAAATTCAGCCTTGGAGTAATTTTGGTACAGCTTGGTGGAATTGGTGGGTAGGAGATGGCATGGGTGTTTTGATCGTCATGCCACTATTATTGATTTGGTGTAGCCAAAATCAAACCGCACGTTCCTATTGGTCTGAGATTCGCCAGCAACCACAAAGGTACGTAGATGGAGGAATATTACTGATTTTATTGACGATCGTGAGTTGGGTAGTATTTACATCTCTTAAAGGAACTGCGATCGCAAATTATCCCCTCGAATATTTACCTTTACCGCTAATCATTTGGATCGCCTTTCGATTCGCACAAAGGGGAACCGTCCTAGCCATTTTCATCGTATCTGGAATTGCTTTTTGGGGAGCCGCACAAGGCATTGGCCCTTTTTTACACCATAATACTAATCCAACTAACGCGATTCTTTATCTGCAAGTTTTCATCCTAGTTATTAGCGTCACTGCCCTACTTTTAGGTGCCTCGGTTGCCGAACGCCAACAAGTAGAAGAATCTTTGCGATCCAGCCAAGCCAGTCTATCAGAAGCACAGCGGATCGCCCATTTAGGCAGTTGGAACTTTGATTTAATCAAACAACAATTATCTTGGTCTGACGAATTTTATCGGATTTTAGGATACGCTCCCCAAGCATTTACGCCCAACCAACAATCTTTTTTTAAAATAGTGCATCCAGAAGATTATTATTCGGTTAAACAGTCTGTCAAAGAAGCTTTAAAATACCAAAAATGTTACGCGATTAACTATCGCATCATTCGTCCGGATGGGGAAGAAAGAATCGTGCGAGAACAAGCAGAAATTATTCTAAATCAAGCCGGTAAAGCAATTAACATTACCGGAACTGTACAAGACATTACCAAACAAAAACGAATAGAACAAGCATTGGTAGAATCGGAATCCAGATTAATGGAACTAGCCCATAACTTAGATCGGAAAGTGCGGGAAAGAACAGAAGAATTACAGATCAAAAACCAAGAATTAGCCGCTTCCCTGAAAACGCTCCAGGAAACACAACAGCAGCTAATTCAATCTGAAAAAATGTCTTCTTTAGGAAACTTAGTAGCTGGGATCGCTCATGAAATAAACAATCCCGTTAACTTTATTTATGGTAACCTCAGCCATACCCGCGAATATAGCAAAGCTTTGTTTGATTTAATAGAACTATACCAAGAAGAATATCAAAACAATAGCGATCGGATCGAAGATTACGTCGAAGATATTGATTTAGAATTCATCAAAATTGACCTACCAAAAATTTTAACTTCCATGCAGGCAGGGGCCGATCGCATCCGGCAAATTGTTTTATCTTTACGCAATTTTTCTCGCCTTGACGAAGCACAAATGAAACCAGTAGACATTCATGACGGCATTGAAAGTACGTTATTACTGTTACAACAGCGTCTGAAAGGTTTTCAAGGCAATAGTAGTATTAACATAGTCAAATTATATGAAAAATTACCCCTAATAGAATGTTACCCTGGAGAGTTAAATCAAGTATTTATGAATCTATTAGTTAATGCGATCGATGCAATTGAAGCTGTACCAGAATCAAAAAAGCAATCAGGGGTAATTACCATCCAAACTCAAATGCTGAAATCTGAGAGAGTGCTAATTAAAATCAGCGATACTGGTATGGGAATGACCAAGGATATCAAAGCTCGCATTTTCGATCCTTTTTTTACTACCAAGCCAGTTGGAAGAGGTACGGGATTAGGACTTTCCATTAGCTACCAAATTATTGTCGAACATCATAGAGGCCAGCTAAAATGTCTGTCAGAACCAGGAAAAGGCACTGAGTTACAAATCGAAATTCCTCTCCGACAAAGTGTTTAGTCTAGATGTAGTGGGTAGTGGTTAGTGGGTAGTAGGTAAGCTGCTACCCATTTAAAAAAGCAGGTTTAGGCTGACAAGGAGATGGAGAACCAACAGACAATGGTGAAATTTAACCCTTCAGCCTTTATCCTTCATCATTTACTCTTCATAAAGAGGTATTTATGATCTCAAATCAAACAAATTCAATTTCCTTAGTTTGGGAACTTATCGTCAAAAATAGCGGCTGGATGGCTTGGAATTCCTTCTTAGCCTTATTGCCGTTTGCTTTGAGTATTTGGCTATTTTGCAAACCTCGATCGCGTACTTACTGGTGGTGGATTCCTTTGGTGCTTTTAGCTACTTTCTTGCCAAAAGCACCGTTTATTTTTCAGTATGTAATTCGTTTCATCCGCGATAATATCACCAATTATGTAGTTTGGGCAATTACTTTAGTTTTGATCGTATTAGATCTGTGGCTGTTACGCACTCCCAAATCCCGTTCTTTTTTCTGGTGGCTGGGATTCTTAGTTTTTATCGCTTTTTTGCCCAATGCTCCCTATGTTTTAACCGATATCATTCACTTAATTGAAGATATTCAAGCGGGCTATTCAGTCTGGATAATTACCCTAGTTCTGATCCCCCAGTATTTATTGTTCATCATTGTAGGTTTTGAAGCTTATGTTCTATCTTTAATTAATTTAGGCCAATACTTGCAAAAACAAGGATGGGGTAAATTAATTCCGGCGGTTGAGTTAGGAATTCATGCCTTAAGTGCAATTGGAATTTATTTAGGTAGATTTCTCCGATTTAATAGCTGGGATTTAGTGACGGAATTGGATAATGTTGCTGGCAGCATAGTAGATGATTTAACCGAGAAACGCCCCTTCATAATTACTTTAATTACTTTTGTAGTGATTACTGGTTTGTATTGGCTGATGAAACAAGTCAGTTTAGGAATCATGCTCAAAAGTAATCTAAAAACATCTATCGATATTGATGAAGAAACGGCTAATCATGAATCTCAAGTTTCTCAGTAATTAGTAAGATTAACAATTAATATTCGCTGGTTGACTACTTGTTTAATTGTTAATTTCTTTTCTGGCAGCTTCTAAAAGTAAACGCTGTTCGGCACGAGCAATGTAACTATAGGTGCGCTCGACTGCATCTAAGCTTACAGAAATTGAAGTAATTCCCCATCGTACTAAACAGTCGATTAATTCGGGATGCTGCACTGGTGCTTGACCGCAAATAGCACAAGGAATCCCGATTTTGTTAGCAGTTTGAATTAATTGGAACATAGCCGTCATCACTGCCGGATGTCGTTCATCAAACACCGTGGCCATTTCAGCGCGATCGCGATCGACACCTAACAACAACTGAGTGAGATCGTTACTGCCAATACTGATTCCTCTTACCCCAGCTTTCACGTAATCTGGTAACAAAAATAGTACGGAAGGAACTTCTGCCACGATCCATAGTTGAAAACCGGAATGGTTCAACAAACCAACATCTGCAACTCGTTTTTGGCAAAAAGAAAACTCTTCTACCGTGCGAACAAAGGGTAAAATTAACCGCACGTTGGTGTAGCCTAATTGGTAAACTCTCACAAGTGCCGCTAATTCTACATCGAATAAACTAGGGTCTTGCATATAGCTGAAAGTGCCTCGCATCCCTAGCATGGGATTATTTTCCCTCGGAGAAAACGATGCTAAAGATAGAAATTCATGAGAACGCCAATCTAAAGAGCGATAAAAAATCGGACGAGGCGCAAAAGCACTGGCAAAGTGATAAACGTTTTCCGAGATTAGTTCTATTAAGCGTTGCTTTTTTCCCTGAGATAACCACTTATTCGGGTGTTGTCCTTCCAGAATTTCCAGCATCATCAGTTCCGATCGCAATAATCCTACCCCATCTACTGGTAAACTGGCAGCCCGCTCTACCGTACTAGGCTGACTTAAATTAACCATTAGTTGAGTAGCGATCGGAAATTGCGGCAAGGGATAACTAATCGGCTGAGAAGCAATCTTTACTTCTCTGTACTGAGGATATTCGTTCTCAGATGAATTCCCCGTTCTACTTCTTTCCTCGCGATCCGCACTGACACTTTCCATTGTCTCTTGTCCGAATCCTTTAATATTATCAGGAAAACCGATTTGCTGTTTGTTTAGCAAACAAATTTCTCCCCGATCGCCATCTACCAAT
This genomic window from Leptolyngbyaceae cyanobacterium contains:
- a CDS encoding MASE1 domain-containing protein; this translates as MPINFWRYSVTVVTLAAIYGMTGKLALLMPSMIPQVTLLYPPAGISQAVLFLFGLRMFPGVMLGDFLISLSIGFPSKVAIAMGAIASLQAIVGVMLLRRWGVKPYLEHPQDVLKLVTVSAILSTTIGPTLGVSLLCYSQIQPWSNFGTAWWNWWVGDGMGVLIVMPLLLIWCSQNQTARSYWSEIRQQPQRYVDGGILLILLTIVSWVVFTSLKGTAIANYPLEYLPLPLIIWIAFRFAQRGTVLAIFIVSGIAFWGAAQGIGPFLHHNTNPTNAILYLQVFILVISVTALLLGASVAERQQVEESLRSSQASLSEAQRIAHLGSWNFDLIKQQLSWSDEFYRILGYAPQAFTPNQQSFFKIVHPEDYYSVKQSVKEALKYQKCYAINYRIIRPDGEERIVREQAEIILNQAGKAINITGTVQDITKQKRIEQALVESESRLMELAHNLDRKVRERTEELQIKNQELAASLKTLQETQQQLIQSEKMSSLGNLVAGIAHEINNPVNFIYGNLSHTREYSKALFDLIELYQEEYQNNSDRIEDYVEDIDLEFIKIDLPKILTSMQAGADRIRQIVLSLRNFSRLDEAQMKPVDIHDGIESTLLLLQQRLKGFQGNSSINIVKLYEKLPLIECYPGELNQVFMNLLVNAIDAIEAVPESKKQSGVITIQTQMLKSERVLIKISDTGMGMTKDIKARIFDPFFTTKPVGRGTGLGLSISYQIIVEHHRGQLKCLSEPGKGTELQIEIPLRQSV
- a CDS encoding DUF1361 domain-containing protein produces the protein MISNQTNSISLVWELIVKNSGWMAWNSFLALLPFALSIWLFCKPRSRTYWWWIPLVLLATFLPKAPFIFQYVIRFIRDNITNYVVWAITLVLIVLDLWLLRTPKSRSFFWWLGFLVFIAFLPNAPYVLTDIIHLIEDIQAGYSVWIITLVLIPQYLLFIIVGFEAYVLSLINLGQYLQKQGWGKLIPAVELGIHALSAIGIYLGRFLRFNSWDLVTELDNVAGSIVDDLTEKRPFIITLITFVVITGLYWLMKQVSLGIMLKSNLKTSIDIDEETANHESQVSQ